The following coding sequences lie in one Polyodon spathula isolate WHYD16114869_AA chromosome 15, ASM1765450v1, whole genome shotgun sequence genomic window:
- the LOC121327902 gene encoding uncharacterized protein LOC121327902 produces MMMLPTLPQISTERYKTPIDSYSLSSSGNYPEENDETASSDSLLDAHSEPFSSTQSWLPMSSQHQMADADHHRVAGTQSCYNPFRQSMAQHLHSSYQSHFHSPMEECCGCLDMHAGAWPSISFSSGCGSSGANPNSLASCPPSEHYMSYQRQDCTSQSHASSPAVGSYSLSISHLEPPLSLHSLPPTGTANPFVQSYPCRPPACCPQYPVDEFSMQPSHPPGYHLPRTPGAPCCRPPGIGTTQRAHTTTEPSKTNGMYSRLLPLEQRKVFVTYEADSEMHVREILHFVSLLRGNGFDTHIDQFEQQYRSISKIDFMEKYISEKDYLIIIVISPKYYETVKPCQYNNIKNDESALHTVYIYKQLQNEYIQNGSKNFRFIPVLFPGAKRSHVPSWLQNTHVYHWPQDMQDILLRLMRVEKYNPPPVGKLPTIFSKRI; encoded by the exons ATGATGATGTTACCGACATTGCCTCAGATTTCAACAGAAAG GTACAAGACACCAATTGACAGCTACAGCCTGTCTTCCTCTGGGAACTACCCAGAAGAAAACGACGAGACTGCGAGCAGCGACTCTCTCCTTGACGCACACTCCGAGCCCTTCTCTAGCACCCAGAGCTGGTTGCCCATGAGCAGTCAGCACCAAATGGCCGATGCTGACCACCACAGAGTAGCAGGGACCCAGTCCTGTTACAACCCCTTTCGGCAAAGCATGGCACAGCATCTCCACAGCAGTTACCAGAGCCACTTCCATAGTCCCATGGAAGAGTGCTGTGGCTGTTTAGACATGCATGCCGGAGCCTGGCCCAGCATCAGCTTCAGCAGTGGATGTGGCTCCAGTGGGGCTAACCCCAACAGCCTGGCTTCCTGCCCGCCCTCTGAACACTATATGAGCTATCAGAGACAGGACTGCACCAGTCAGTCACATGCCTCCTCTCCTGCTGTGGGCAGCTATAGCCTCAGCATTAGTCACCTGGAGCCGCCCTTGTCCTTGCATTCCTTGCCCCCCACCGGGACCGCTAACCCCTTTGTGCAGTCGTACCCCTGCAGACCCCCAGCATGCTGCCCTCAGTATCCTGTCGATGAGTTCAGCATGCAGCCTTCCCATCCTCCTGGATACCACCTCCCCAGAACACCAG GTGCCCCTTGCTGCAGACCTCCTGGAATTGGCACCACTCAGAG agcacACACCACAACAGAACCCTCCAAAACAAATGGCATGTACAGCAGGCTCCTCCCTCTGGAACAGA GGAAGGTCTTTGTCACGTATGAAGCAGACAGTGAAATGCACGTTCGTGAAATCTTACACTTTGTCTCTTTGCTGAGGGGGAATGGATTCGACACACAT attgacCAGTTTGAACAGCAGTATAGGAGCATAAGCAAAATTGACTTCATGGAAAAATACATCAGTGAG AAAGACTACTTGATTATTATAGTAATCAGCCCCAAGTATTATGAAACTGTCAAACCATGTCAGTATAACAATATAAAGAATGACGAGAGTGCCTTGCATACAGTTTACATCTACAAACAG CTACAAAATGAGTACATCCAGAATGGCAGTAAAAATTTCCGCTTCATTCCTGTTCTCTTTCCTGGAGCAAAGAGG AGCCATGTCCCTTCCTGGCTGCAGAACACCCACGTGTATCACTGGCCCCAAGACATGCAAGACATCCTGCTGCGTCTGATGCGTGTGGAGAAATACAACCCCCCGCCCGTCGGGAAGCTCCCCACCATCTTCTCTAAGCGCATTTAG